Genomic window (Polaromonas sp. JS666):
CTCAATGGCCGACATGACCTTGAGCTGGCCCAGACTCAGGTGACCGCGTTGCGCCTGACGCCAGGCCGGCCCATGGGTGCGAAAGATGTCGGCGACCTCCAGGGCGGGGTGCGCCATGGAGAAGGCCTACGGGGCTGGCAGGCTCTCCAGTGGGCTGATCACCTCGCGCAGCACTTCGGTAGCCACATGGGTGTACATCGAGGTCGTCTCCAGCTTCTTGTGGCCCAGCAGCACCTGGATCACCCGGATGTCCACCTTCTGCTCCAGCAAGTGGGTGGCGAAGCTGTGCCGCAAGGTGTGCATGGACACGCGCTTGTCGATCTTGGCGTCCTGGGCTGCGGCGTGGATGGCGCGATTGAGTTGCCGGGTGGTCAGCGGCTGCACGGGGTCCAGGCCGGGAAAGAGCCAACCGCCGGGCAGCATCTTGCCCTGGGCATGGCCCACGCGCCACCAAGCGCGCAGGCGCTGCAGCAGCACCGGCGCGAGCATGGCGTAGCGGTCCTTGCGGCCCTTGCCTTGCTCCACGCGCAGCGTCATGCGCTGGCTGTCGATGTCGCCGACCTTCAGCGCGATCACTTCGCTGGCGCGTAGGCCCGCGCCGTAGGCCACCGACAGCGCTGTTTGGTGCTTGAGGTTCGCGGTTGCGGCAATCAGGCGCGCGACCTCTTGCGGGCTGAGGACAACCGGCAACTTCTGCGGCACGCGCACCGACTGCATTCTGGCCATCAGATCGG
Coding sequences:
- a CDS encoding tyrosine-type recombinase/integrase: MNPSTAAVTPLRQRMLDDMRLRKLEDKTQSSYIRAVRKLAGFLRRSPDTATVEDLRRFQLHLVDQGTSPITLNATITGLKFFFEVTLERADLMARMQSVRVPQKLPVVLSPQEVARLIAATANLKHQTALSVAYGAGLRASEVIALKVGDIDSQRMTLRVEQGKGRKDRYAMLAPVLLQRLRAWWRVGHAQGKMLPGGWLFPGLDPVQPLTTRQLNRAIHAAAQDAKIDKRVSMHTLRHSFATHLLEQKVDIRVIQVLLGHKKLETTSMYTHVATEVLREVISPLESLPAP